One genomic window of Topomyia yanbarensis strain Yona2022 unplaced genomic scaffold, ASM3024719v1 HiC_scaffold_46, whole genome shotgun sequence includes the following:
- the LOC131695583 gene encoding uncharacterized protein LOC131695583, producing the protein MEGFRTKQQLTTRRTTLLASLSRAEQFMERYNEERDKLEASIRLENLNMLWQALEEVQTELEDGEETNEGLVRNLNFRAHFEPMLFKIKAFLCSKIPPPISSHNDLPHNTNTRSTSALHGLKLPTISLPEFSGDYKDWLAFHDTFSALIHSNPDVADIQKFHYLRAALKGEAAQIVESIGISAANYKLAWDSLTNRYSNEYLLKKRHLQALFDTTEMARETASTLHAIVDEFERHVKILGQLDEPVDSWSTILEHLLCTRLHADTLAAWEDHASTLDKPTYKCLIGFLQRRMRVLESISVNQHHAIPSASSACIGDSEKTIHANILSHVATENVPFKCYVCDQHHPLIKCSKFERLPIAEKMSLMNANHLCLNCFRADHYARNCTSRYSCRFCRRRHHSLIHSAFADNLSRVNQNTVPSSSGSYPVTSTQTRDGPINESSMFSATTAVKLAKPGHHSPLPDAEKSILMLTVVLVVVDRYGKEHLARALLDCGSQPNIISERMVQILRLKRKRANVLIQGIGNQPQHVTQSVSTQVRFRKEDFALDVNFLVLEKVTSNLPACDVLIDDWCLPEKLFLADPNFNKRAGIDMIIGNEHFFSCFKTAARIELSNSLPTLVDSVFGWLVSGTATIFQPSHEVLHHSVTTVSLATLEESLERFWETEELPNQSNYSIDEQNCEQLYAANVARDSEGRYVVRFPRHPNFEEMLGESKAAAQRRFESLERRLYHDDQLQKEYSKFLHEYIALGHMRLVPPHDKFVSNQCFLPHHPVVKEASTTTKLRVVFDGSAQTSSGHSLNDALLVGPVVQDDLLSIILRFRTYPVALVADIEKMYRQVKLNTDDTPFQRILWRFCRQEPIQTYELLTVTYGLASSSFPATRTLQQLAEDEGRSYPLGGPALRKGFYVDDFIAGAQSVEEATQLRSELNELLSKGGFSLRKWTSNKLQVLQGLSADEIGTHSSLKFDKDETVKALGISWEPQRDILRFDTNISQKGKLTKRAILSEISQLFDPLGLIAPVIIRGKILMQHLWLESCGWDDEVPENIATKWKRYSEQLPLLTGFRVSRYAFLPNAEIQLHTFADASETAYEACTYARSVDPQCNISVQLLASKSRVAPLKRVTLPRLELCAADLAAKLHSRIIQALQINIASSFFWSDSMVTLQWLKSPPNTWKTYIANRVSAIQTATHGAQWKHVASKQNPADLVSRGLETSELLNSAVWKHGPAWLSLIQEQFPSSSIPDYPNDGKERRKVVVASAKIEPLHNPYFSRFSSHNRLARVTAYCLRFAQRCLMKTRTQLSNEPLRISLTVKELTNAQSILVRIAQHDVFKQGIKDLKRDRTVSKHSSLRLLKPFVDPEGTIRVGERLRLSEQPYIHKHPALLPSFHPYTRLLAKHYHLKLMHGGGRLTLAAMREKYWPINGRRLMRSVIRGCYQCARVSPVPASQYMGQLPLARITPSRPFTASGVDYAGPIYLKPIHKRANAAKAYICIFVCFSTKAVHIELVSDLSTPAFIAALRRFIARRGRPTDIFSDNGKNFEGAKNELKHLYHWLGGNEGEAIQPHCANEGINWHLNPPKAPNFGGLWEAAVKVAKNHMYRQLRNSRLSFEDLNTVLTEIEAAMNSRPLVPLSEDPNDLACLTPAHFLIGSTMHFIPETNIMDVQMSRLNHYQSMQRLFQQFWHHWRGEYLQEMQKCTKLTGENNELRIGRLVVIVDEFQHPVKWPLARILFIHPGPDQLTRVVTLRTARGILKRPITKICLLPCESYDESAANGSAHRDTSVMRPINHDNERTASVASRLH; encoded by the coding sequence ATGGAAGGCTTTAGGACCAAGCAGCAATTGACAACGAGGAGAACTACGTTGCTCGCTTCGTTGAGCCGCGCCGAGCAGTTCATGGAACGATACAATGAGGAACGGGACAAACTCGAGGCATCCATACGCTTGGAAAATTTGAACATGCTTTGGCAAGCACTGGAGGAAGTACAGACGGAATTAGAGGATGGCGAGGAAACGAATGAAGGTCTGGTGAGAAATTTAAATTTCCGAGCGCATTTTGAGCCTATGCTCTTCAAAATAAAAGCTTTCCTTTGCTCTAAAATCCCTCCTCCTATCAGTTCACACAACGATCTCCCTCACAACACAAACACACGGTCCACCTCCGCTCTTCACGGTCTAAAACTGCCTACAATCTCGTTACCGGAGTTCTCTGGCGATTATAAAGACTGGCTAGCTTTCCACGACACATTTTCCGCGCTCATACACTCGAATCCTGACGTGGCAGATatccaaaaatttcattatctaCGCGCAGCTTTAAAAGGGGAAGCAGCGCAGATTGTTGAATCCATCGGAATTAGTGCCGCCAACTACAAACTGGCATGGGACTCTTTAACCAACCGATACTCCAACGAATATTTACTTAAAAAACGCCATCTTCAAGCGCTGTTTGATACTACAGAAATGGCAAGGGAGACTGCCTCAACATTGCATGCGATTGTTGATGAATTTGAGCGACATGTTAAGATTTTGGGACAATTGGACGAGCCAGTTGATTCATGGAGCACTATTCTGGAGCATCTTCTTTGCACACGTTTACACGCTGACACGTTAGCAGCTTGGGAGGATCACGCATCAACTTTAGACAAGCCCACCTACAAGTGTTTAATTGGCTTCCTTCAGCGTCGCATGCGGGTACTGGAATCGATTTCGGTCAATCAACACCATGCAATTCCATCCGCATCCTCAGCATGCATTGGTGATTCGGAAAAGACCATTCATGCAAATATTTTGTCTCATGTAGCGACTGAGAATGTTCCGTTTAAATGCTATGTCTGCGACCAACACCACCCCTTAATAAAGTGTTCAAAGTTCGAACGGCTCCCGATAGCCGAGAAAATGAGTCTAATGAATGCAAATCACTTGTGTCTGAATTGTTTCCGTGCCGATCACTATGCGAGAAACTGTACATCCAGGTACAGTTGCAGATTTTGTAGAAGACGTCACCACTCACTCATCCATTCAGCATTTGCCGATAACTTAAGCCGAGTTAATCAAAATACTGTCCCTTCATCCTCAGGAAGTTACCCAGTAACATCGACACAAACGCGCGATGGTCCCATTAATGAATCTTCGATGTTTTCCGCGACAACTGCCGTCAAATTAGCGAAACCTGGCCACCATTCACCGCTGCCTGATGCCGAGAAGAGTATTTTAATGCTGACGGTGGTTCTGGTTGTAGTCGATCGATATGGGAAGGAACATTTGGCTCGAGCTTTGCTGGACTGTGGTTCGCAGCCAAACATAATTTCCGAAAGAATGGTACAAATCCTTCGGTTAAAGCGAAAAAGGGCGAATGTGCTTATTCAGGGAATAGGTAACCAGCCACAACATGTAACTCAATCCGTTTCCACGCAAGTCCGGTTTCGCAAGGAAGATTTCGCTTTGGATGTGAACTTCTTGGTTTTGGAAAAGGTAACGTCAAACTTACCAGCCTGTGACGTGCTTATTGATGACTGGTGTCTTCCCGAGAAATTATTTTTGGCTGATCCAAATTTCAACAAACGAGCCGGAATTGATATGATTATCGGAAACGAACACTTTTTCTCATGTTTCAAAACAGCTGCAAGAATTGAGCTATCCAATTCCCTGCCGACGTTAGTGGACAGCGTCTTCGGATGGTTAGTTTCAGGAACAGCGACTATATTTCAACCCTcacatgaagttttgcatcacTCCGTTACCACTGTTTCACTTGCTACCCTCGAGGAAAGTTTAGAACGGTTTTGGGAAACAGAAGAGCTGCCAAACCAATCCAATTATTCCATAGATGAGCAAAACTGTGAGCAGTTATATGCAGCGAATGTTGCCAGAGATTCTGAGGGAAGATACGTGGTGCGATTTCCCCGCCACCCCAACTTCGAAGAAATGCTTGGGGAGTCTAAAGCGGCTGCACAGAGACGTTTTGAATCACTAGAGCGAAGGTTGTACCACGATGACCAGCTGCAAAAAGAATATAGTAAATTCCTTCATGAGTACATAGCTCTTGGACATATGCGCCTGGTTCCACCCCACGACAAATTTGTTTCCAACCAATGTTTCCTCCCACATCACCCGGTTGTCAAAGAGGCAAGCACGACAACCAAGCTTCGCGTCGTTTTTGACGGATCAGCCCAGACGTCATCAGGTCACTCTCTTAATGACGCACTGCTGGTAGGACCAGTAGTACAAGACGATTTACTTTCAATCATTCTAAGATTTCGTACATATCCTGTAGCATTGGTCGCGGATATCGAAAAAATGTACCGTCAAGTAAAACTAAATACTGATGATACACCCTTCCAACGTATATTATGGCGCTTCTGTCGGCAAGAACCAATACAAACTTACGAACTTCTAACAGTTACCTACGGCCTCGCTTCCTCATCGTTTCCTGCAACTAGAACCCTCCAACAGCTTGCCGAAGACGAAGGAAGGTCGTACCCCTTGGGAGGCCCAGCTCTGCGGAAAGGCTTTTACGTTGATGATTTCATCGCCGGAGCTCAATCAGTGGAAGAAGCAACACAACTACGATCTGAGTTGAATGAACTGTTATCCAAAGGCGGATTTTCTCTGCGaaaatggacatcgaacaagcTCCAGGTTCTACAGGGCCTTTCGGCGGATGAAATTGGAACTCACTCATCTTTGAAGTTCGACAAGGATGAAACTGTCAAAGCTCTCGGCATCTCATGGGAACCTCAAAGAGACATATTGAGATTCGATACTAACATCAGCCAGAAAGGAAAGTTGACAAAGCGAGCAATACTTTCCGAAATTTCACAACTTTTCGACCCTTTGGGTCTGATCGCTCCAGTTATAATACGCGGAAAAATTCTAATGCAACACCTGTGGTTGGAGTCCTGTGGATGGGATGATGAAGTTCCCGAGAACATAGCAACGAAATGGAAACGATACTCCGAGCAGCTACCATTGCTAACTGGTTTTAGAGTGAGCCGCTATGCCTTTCTGCCGAACGCCGAGATTCAACTACACACGTTTGCAGACGCCTCCGAAACAGCCTATGAAGCATGTACATACGCAAGATCCGTCGACCCTCAGTGCAATATTTCAGTACAACTGTTGGCTTCAAAATCTCGTGTAGCACCGCTCAAGCGGGTTACTCTTCCTAGGCTGGAGTTGTGTGCCGCTGATCTTGCCGCAAAACTCCATTCCAGGATAATCCAAGCACTGCAGATCAACATCGCCTCATCGTTTTTTTGGTCCGACTCCATGGTTACATTACAATGGCTGAAATCTCCGCCAAACACCTGGAAAACCTACATAGCCAATCGAGTGTCGGCTATTCAGACTGCTACCCACGGAGCGCAATGGAAACATGTTGCTAGTAAGCAAAACCCAGCTGACCTAGTATCACGGGGtttggagacaagtgaacttTTAAACAGCGCAGTTTGGAAACATGGCCCCGCCTGGTTATCCCTCATCCAAGAACAGTTTCCTTCATCGAGCATTCCCGATTACCCCAACGATGGAAAAGAAAGACGAAAGGTGGTAGTTGCTAGCGCCAAAATAGAACCACTGCACAATCCCTACTTTTCACGATTTTCATCGCACAATCGACTTGCTCGCGTTACAGCTTATTGTCTCCGGTTTGCCCAAAGATGTCTCATGAAAACCCGGACCCAGTTATCCAATGAACCCCTACGTATTTCGCTTACAGTCAAGGAGTTGACAAACGCCCAATCGATTCTCGTTCGAATTGCTCAGCATGATGTGTTCAAGCAGGGGATCAAAGATTTGAAAAGGGACAGAACAGTTTCCAAGCATTCCTCACTTCGACTTCTCAAGCCTTTTGTAGACCCGGAGGGAACGATAAGAGTGGGAGAGAGGTTAAGATTGTCTGAGCAACCCTACATTCATAAACACCCAGCCCTTCTACCAAGTTTCCATCCCTATACCCGCCTCCTCGCTAAACACTATCACCTGAAACTTATGCACGGTGGCGGTCGGCTTACTCTTGCTGCCATGAGGGAGAAATATTGGCCAATAAATGGAAGACGCCTAATGAGAAGCGTTATCCGAGGATGCTACCAATGCGCCCGAGTGAGTCCTGTTCCTGCGAGTCAATATATGGGGCAACTACCTCTAGCTCGAATTACTCCAAGCCGCCCGTTCACTGCTAGTGGAGTGGACTATGCCGGCCCAATATATTTGAAACCTATCCACAAGAGAGCAAACGCAGCGAAGGCATACATTTGtatatttgtttgctttagTACAAAGGCCGTTCACATTGAGTTGGTAAGCGACCTCTCCACGCCAGCCTTTATAGCCGCGCTACGACGTTTCATCGCCCGGAGAGGTCGTCCAACTGACATCTTCTCGGACAACGGCAAGAACTTCGAGGGTGCCAAAAACGAGCTCAAGCACCTATACCACTGGCTCGGAGGCAACGAAGGGGAAGCCATTCAGCCACACTGCGCCAACGAAGGCATCAATTGGCACTTAAATCCGCCAAAGGCTCCCAACTTTGGCGGTTTATGGGAAGCTGCAGTGAAGGTTGCTAAAAATCATATGTACCGCCAGTTGAGAAATTCCCGTTTGTCATTCGAGGACTTGAACACAGTCCTGACAGAAATCGAAGCCGCAATGAATTCTCGACCATTGGTGCCACTTTCCGAAGATCCGAACGATTTAGCCTGCCTCACTCCGGCCCATTTTCTAATTGGGTCGACAATGCACTTCATACCAGAAACCAATATAATGGACGTTCAGATGAGCAGATTGAACCACTACCAATCCATGCAGCGTCTATTCCAGCAATTTTGGCATCATTGGCGCGGCGAGTATCTGCAAGAGATGCAAAAATGCACAAAATTAACCGGAGAAAACAATGAGCTACGTATTGGACGCCTCGTGGTAATCGTCGACGAATTTCAGCATCCAGTGAAATGGCCGCTCGCGAGAATTCTCTTCATCCATCCAGGACCGGATCAGCTTACGAGAGTTGTAACACTACGAACCGCTCGCGGCATCCTAAAGCGGCCGATCACTAAAATTTGCTTGCTTCCTTGTGAATCCTACGACGAGTCTGCAGCAAATGGTTCAGCGCATCGTGACACCAGTGTGATGAGGCCGATAAATCACGATAATGAGCGGACGGCTTCAGTCGCTTCACGTTTACATTGA